The Hymenobacter oligotrophus genome has a window encoding:
- a CDS encoding maleylpyruvate isomerase N-terminal domain-containing protein: MSQQPTIVTLPLFAKLDEQLLALLRSLSAEEWERQTLAPRWRVMDVALHLLDGNLRTLSMLRDGYFGVQPTGDLGSYQGLVSFLNQLNADWITATRRLSPAVVMQLLEQSGQEYVAFLETLDPWAPAAFSVGWAGESESLNWFHVAREYTEKWHHQQQIRQAVGRGETGLLQPELYEPYLQTSLRALPHHYRNVEAPEGTQLRVVITTPARTYQWALRRGPENWTLEAEATGQPEATVHIDGFVAWRLLSKELDAPTAAQYVRAEGAAWLAEPMLSLTAVMA; encoded by the coding sequence ATGAGTCAGCAGCCGACCATCGTTACGCTTCCGTTGTTTGCCAAGCTCGATGAGCAGCTGCTGGCGTTGCTGCGCAGTTTGTCGGCCGAGGAGTGGGAGCGGCAAACGCTGGCTCCGCGCTGGCGCGTGATGGACGTGGCCCTGCACCTGCTCGACGGCAACCTGCGTACGCTCTCAATGCTGCGCGATGGGTACTTTGGCGTACAGCCCACCGGCGACCTAGGCAGCTACCAAGGCTTAGTGAGCTTCCTGAACCAGCTGAACGCCGATTGGATAACGGCTACCCGCCGCCTAAGCCCCGCGGTGGTAATGCAGTTGCTGGAGCAATCGGGGCAGGAGTATGTGGCTTTCCTGGAAACCCTCGACCCGTGGGCGCCGGCGGCTTTCTCGGTGGGTTGGGCGGGCGAGAGTGAGTCGCTGAACTGGTTTCATGTGGCGCGCGAGTACACCGAAAAGTGGCACCACCAGCAGCAAATCAGGCAGGCAGTGGGCCGGGGCGAAACCGGCTTGCTGCAACCCGAGCTGTACGAGCCGTACTTGCAAACCTCGCTGCGGGCCTTGCCGCACCACTACCGCAACGTGGAGGCGCCCGAGGGTACGCAGCTGCGCGTGGTAATCACTACCCCAGCGCGCACCTACCAATGGGCGCTGCGCCGCGGGCCCGAAAACTGGACCCTGGAAGCCGAGGCAACTGGCCAGCCCGAGGCCACCGTGCACATCGACGGGTTTGTTGCCTGGCGCTTGCTGAGCAAAGAGCTGGATGCGCCAACGGCCGCGCAGTACGTGCGGGCCGAAGGGGCCGCCTGGTTGGCCGAGCCAATGCTAAGCCTCACGGCCGTTATGGCCTAG
- the trpF gene encoding phosphoribosylanthranilate isomerase — translation MSLLTSVIVRGINNLSDARYCAGMGADYITFRLDPTLPGAVTPALVKELSSWVAGVQLVGEFDTLPIEEINTLAQECGLQSVLLHKQRRPEEMAALSVPALVLVNWIPDMLPEDVDNRFRSLGQHTTGFVLADLPPQPLTEFQLAHLTEQARSYTIWLAPGFANGSVREFVEKVQPQGLVLEGGDEIKPGLRDFSEMEAVFEELEVE, via the coding sequence GTGTCACTGCTCACCTCTGTCATCGTTCGTGGTATAAACAACCTGTCCGACGCGCGCTACTGCGCCGGCATGGGCGCCGATTACATCACGTTCCGTCTCGATCCGACTTTGCCGGGCGCCGTTACGCCCGCGCTGGTAAAGGAGCTGAGCAGTTGGGTGGCCGGGGTGCAGTTGGTGGGCGAGTTCGATACCTTGCCAATAGAGGAAATCAACACCTTGGCGCAGGAGTGCGGTTTGCAGAGCGTGCTGCTGCACAAGCAGCGCCGCCCCGAAGAAATGGCGGCGCTTTCGGTTCCGGCGTTGGTGCTGGTAAACTGGATTCCGGACATGCTGCCCGAAGACGTGGATAACCGCTTCCGCTCCTTAGGTCAGCACACCACCGGTTTTGTGTTGGCCGACTTGCCACCGCAGCCCCTCACCGAGTTTCAGCTGGCCCACCTTACCGAGCAGGCCCGCAGCTACACTATTTGGCTGGCGCCGGGCTTTGCCAACGGCAGCGTGCGCGAGTTCGTGGAGAAAGTGCAGCCGCAAGGTCTGGTGCTCGAAGGCGGCGACGAAATTAAACCCGGCCTGCGCGACTTCAGCGAAATGGAAGCCGTGTTCGAGGAACTGGAAGTGGAGTAG
- the trmB gene encoding tRNA (guanosine(46)-N7)-methyltransferase TrmB: MGRVKLKRFADNAQRADIVEPGKDTFANLGGRWQSEFFRNNHPITLEMGCGKGEYTVGLAARYPERNFLGLDIKGERMHRGSILAEEQGLTNVGFLRTRAETLLEHFGSGELDEIWITFPDPRPRLGDTKRRLTAPRFQELYRQILRPGGLVHLKTDSDLLFEYTLELLQERNAPNLVFTRDLYQTTGLLPHTYDIQTTYERKYRELGVPIKYLHFSFE; the protein is encoded by the coding sequence ATGGGTCGAGTAAAACTGAAGCGCTTTGCCGACAATGCGCAGCGCGCCGACATTGTAGAACCCGGCAAAGACACCTTCGCCAACCTAGGCGGCCGCTGGCAATCGGAGTTCTTCCGCAACAACCACCCGATTACCCTGGAGATGGGTTGCGGCAAAGGCGAGTACACCGTAGGCCTGGCGGCGCGCTACCCCGAGCGCAATTTCCTAGGTCTGGACATCAAAGGCGAGCGAATGCACCGCGGCAGCATACTAGCCGAGGAGCAAGGCCTCACCAACGTGGGCTTTTTGCGTACCCGCGCCGAAACCTTGCTGGAGCACTTTGGCTCCGGCGAGCTGGATGAAATCTGGATTACCTTCCCCGATCCGCGCCCGCGCCTCGGCGACACCAAGCGCCGCCTCACGGCGCCGCGCTTTCAGGAGCTGTACCGCCAAATTCTGCGCCCGGGCGGCTTGGTGCACCTGAAAACCGATTCGGACCTGCTGTTCGAGTACACCCTCGAGCTACTGCAGGAGCGCAACGCGCCCAACCTGGTGTTCACCCGCGACCTGTACCAAACCACGGGCCTGCTGCCGCATACCTACGATATCCAGACCACCTACGAGCGGAAGTACCGCGAGCTGGGCGTGCCCATCAAGTACCTGCACTTTTCCTTCGAATAA
- a CDS encoding bifunctional folylpolyglutamate synthase/dihydrofolate synthase — protein sequence MTYAQTLNYLYAQLPMFQKVGSAGFKKGLEGVQRLVQALGHPERGFRSVHVAGTNGKGSSSHLLAAILQSAGYRTGLYTSPHLREFTERIRIDGQELTPDYLVSWVKQWRGLFEQEKPSFFEMCVALCYDYFAAERVDIAVIEVGLGGRLDSTNIITPLVSLITNISYDHQAILGDTLPQIASEKAGIIKPGVPAVVSQTQPEVAEVFGQKAQPLGAPLSFADQHYRAELLRDDPAAAAQHVRVWRDEAVWFEEAELGLVGDYQRLNLPGVLAVVEELRRQGFTITDEHILAGLRNVRRLTGLRGRWQVIGQAPITVCDTGHNEAGIRMVVQQLGRLEYQRLHVVLGMVNDKDLGKVLRLLPTEATYYFCAANIPRALPAEELAKQAGEAGLQGTVCGSVAAALATARQQASADDAIFVGGSTFVVAEVPDLYAPEA from the coding sequence ATGACTTACGCCCAGACGCTCAATTACCTGTACGCACAACTGCCTATGTTCCAAAAGGTAGGATCGGCGGGGTTCAAGAAAGGCTTGGAAGGTGTTCAGCGGTTGGTGCAGGCCCTAGGTCATCCGGAGCGCGGCTTCCGAAGTGTGCACGTGGCCGGCACCAACGGCAAGGGGAGCAGCTCGCACCTGTTGGCGGCCATCTTGCAAAGTGCCGGTTACCGCACCGGCTTGTACACCTCGCCGCACCTGCGCGAGTTTACCGAGCGTATCCGCATTGATGGGCAAGAACTGACGCCCGACTACTTGGTGAGCTGGGTAAAGCAATGGCGCGGGCTGTTTGAGCAGGAGAAGCCGTCGTTTTTTGAGATGTGCGTGGCCTTGTGCTACGACTACTTTGCGGCCGAGCGGGTAGACATTGCCGTGATAGAAGTAGGCCTGGGCGGACGGCTCGATTCGACGAACATCATTACGCCGCTGGTCTCGCTGATCACCAACATCAGCTACGACCACCAGGCCATACTGGGCGACACCCTGCCGCAGATAGCCTCGGAAAAGGCGGGCATCATCAAGCCCGGTGTGCCAGCCGTTGTCAGCCAGACGCAGCCCGAAGTGGCCGAGGTATTCGGCCAAAAAGCGCAGCCCCTAGGTGCGCCGCTAAGCTTTGCCGACCAGCACTACCGCGCGGAGCTGCTCCGCGACGACCCCGCCGCCGCGGCCCAGCACGTGCGCGTGTGGCGCGATGAAGCAGTATGGTTTGAGGAGGCAGAACTAGGCCTGGTGGGCGACTACCAGCGCCTGAACTTGCCGGGCGTGTTGGCCGTGGTAGAGGAGCTGCGCCGGCAGGGGTTTACGATAACAGATGAACACATACTGGCTGGCCTGCGCAACGTGCGCCGCCTTACCGGCTTGCGCGGGCGGTGGCAGGTAATTGGCCAGGCGCCCATTACCGTGTGCGATACCGGCCACAACGAGGCCGGCATCCGGATGGTGGTGCAACAGCTGGGGCGTTTGGAGTACCAGCGCCTGCACGTGGTGCTGGGCATGGTGAATGATAAAGACCTAGGCAAGGTGTTGCGCCTGCTGCCAACCGAGGCTACGTATTACTTTTGCGCCGCCAACATACCCAGGGCGCTGCCGGCCGAAGAACTGGCGAAGCAAGCCGGCGAAGCAGGGCTGCAAGGCACGGTTTGCGGCTCGGTGGCGGCGGCGCTGGCCACAGCCCGCCAGCAAGCCTCGGCCGATGATGCCATCTTTGTGGGCGGCAGCACCTTTGTGGTGGCCGAAGTGCCCGACTTGTACGCCCCCGAGGCCTAA
- a CDS encoding energy transducer TonB codes for MAAEFRHEHRREALIGTVVLNGLLALLFFLIVFKNPPEDIVLTGGGGVELNYGLDETGFGDNQTSAPANESPSREDSRPPAQQPDPEPQQARQPVTPTEDAQPEKVVTSEAEETDVKIPPVEKPSPKPREEPVKEPEPEKPKVNPRAVFTPRGAAANTGGNGTMGTSNNPAGNNNGDDPGTVGDKGDPRGTYSGKAYSGDPGEGGGSGGGFGSGKLNMPGWAFDNKPNDQDPSDEVGFVTLKIKIDENGDVESVTVTGSSVTPRVANFYRDMIQNKATFRRVGSGNGGATGTITYRIGGK; via the coding sequence ATGGCCGCTGAATTTCGCCACGAGCACCGCCGCGAGGCCCTTATCGGCACCGTTGTGCTGAACGGCTTGCTGGCTTTGCTGTTTTTCCTGATCGTGTTCAAAAACCCGCCCGAGGACATTGTGCTGACGGGCGGCGGCGGAGTGGAGCTAAACTACGGCCTCGACGAAACCGGCTTTGGCGACAACCAGACTTCGGCCCCGGCCAACGAGTCGCCGAGCCGGGAAGATAGCCGCCCGCCCGCCCAGCAGCCCGACCCCGAGCCGCAGCAGGCCCGGCAGCCCGTAACGCCCACCGAGGACGCGCAGCCCGAGAAGGTGGTTACGAGCGAGGCCGAAGAAACCGACGTGAAGATTCCGCCGGTAGAGAAACCTTCGCCCAAGCCCCGCGAAGAGCCGGTAAAGGAACCCGAACCCGAAAAGCCTAAGGTAAATCCCAGGGCCGTGTTTACGCCCCGGGGCGCGGCGGCCAACACAGGCGGCAACGGCACCATGGGCACCAGCAACAACCCCGCCGGCAACAACAACGGCGACGACCCCGGCACGGTAGGCGACAAAGGCGACCCCCGCGGTACGTACAGCGGCAAAGCCTACAGCGGCGACCCCGGCGAAGGCGGCGGCAGCGGCGGCGGCTTCGGCAGCGGCAAGCTCAACATGCCCGGCTGGGCCTTCGACAACAAACCCAACGACCAGGACCCCTCCGACGAAGTAGGTTTCGTGACGCTCAAAATCAAGATCGATGAGAACGGCGACGTGGAGTCGGTAACGGTAACGGGCTCCAGCGTAACACCCCGCGTAGCCAACTTCTACCGCGACATGATTCAGAACAAAGCCACCTTCCGCCGCGTGGGCAGCGGCAATGGCGGCGCCACCGGTACCATTACCTACCGCATCGGCGGCAAGTAA
- a CDS encoding ExbD/TolR family protein: protein MDLSRRRKLSSHVETSSMNDIMFFLMLFFLIVSTMVNPNVIKLMLPNARSGKQAMKQPITVSVDGNGQYFIDRKPVSSQELEQELATRVKGLETPTAVLRVDKSLNVQKLVDILEIGNRLKIRMVMATAAEQTGGK from the coding sequence ATGGATTTAAGCCGCCGTCGTAAGCTTTCCTCACACGTCGAGACCAGCTCGATGAACGACATCATGTTCTTCTTGATGCTGTTCTTCCTGATCGTGTCGACGATGGTGAACCCCAACGTAATTAAGCTGATGCTGCCCAATGCCCGCTCGGGCAAGCAGGCCATGAAGCAGCCCATTACCGTATCGGTAGATGGCAACGGGCAGTACTTCATCGACCGCAAGCCGGTGTCGTCGCAAGAGTTGGAGCAGGAGCTGGCCACGCGCGTAAAAGGCCTCGAAACGCCCACCGCCGTGCTGCGCGTGGACAAGTCGCTGAACGTGCAGAAGCTGGTTGACATCCTGGAAATCGGAAACCGGCTTAAAATTCGGATGGTAATGGCTACGGCGGCCGAGCAAACAGGCGGCAAATAA